One genomic segment of Candidatus Fukatsuia endosymbiont of Tuberolachnus salignus includes these proteins:
- a CDS encoding helix-turn-helix domain-containing protein gives MLIAMKIELTADQKITLEAQHRQSHDRRVCDRIRCVLLSADGWTPPMIAHSQLINETTVRRHLTDYHKLNKLKPENGGSDGYLNAEQTTSLVEHLTQPLYHHNHQIVAYIAGRWNITFTVSGLYKGLKQHGFSYKKPKGVPHKFAVEKHQHLLWRDGSIHLANDLPIGIMQDTDYWIKKTF, from the coding sequence ATGCTCATAGCCATGAAAATAGAGCTGACTGCTGACCAGAAAATTACCCTCGAAGCCCAACATCGTCAAAGCCATGACCGCCGTGTCTGTGACAGGATCCGGTGTGTTTTGTTGTCCGCAGACGGCTGGACTCCCCCTATGATTGCTCACTCACAGCTCATTAATGAAACCACGGTGCGGCGCCACCTTACAGACTATCATAAACTCAACAAGCTCAAGCCTGAAAATGGCGGCTCCGATGGCTATCTCAATGCGGAACAGACCACGTCGCTGGTTGAACATCTCACCCAGCCGCTCTACCACCACAATCACCAAATTGTGGCGTATATCGCTGGACGCTGGAACATCACCTTTACCGTATCAGGTCTGTATAAAGGGTTGAAGCAGCATGGCTTTAGCTATAAAAAGCCGAAAGGTGTTCCGCATAAATTTGCCGTTGAGAAACATCAACACCTTTTGTGGCGTGATGGTAGTATCCATTTGGCAAATGATCTGCCGATCGGCATCATGCAAGATACCGATTATTGGATAAAGAAGACGTTTTAA
- a CDS encoding transposase: MKGKRCYGQHDWRAKARTNVIGAQLNGKLTTVCTFDCHINSDIFYAWVTQDLLLKSPPGAVLVMDNVSFHKRQDIQSARQKAGFILEYLLTYFPDMNPIEHKWAQAKALRRKRQCDIDTLFYDPLF, from the coding sequence GTGAAAGGTAAGCGCTGTTACGGCCAACACGATTGGCGCGCCAAAGCGCGTACTAACGTCATTGGCGCCCAGCTTAACGGAAAATTAACCACGGTTTGTACCTTCGACTGCCATATCAACAGCGATATTTTTTATGCCTGGGTCACCCAAGATTTATTGCTAAAATCTCCTCCAGGGGCCGTACTTGTAATGGATAATGTCAGTTTCCATAAGCGCCAAGACATTCAGTCTGCTAGACAGAAAGCCGGCTTTATTCTGGAATATCTTCTCACTTATTTTCCTGATATGAACCCCATTGAGCACAAATGGGCTCAAGCTAAAGCCCTTCGTAGAAAGCGACAATGTGATATCGATACCTTGTTCTATGACCCTTTATTTTAA
- a CDS encoding TcdA/TcdB pore-forming domain-containing protein: MITVEAGIVTRQAGEVLRIILIGHGSDLSNFSADNIKKLFFDSHLLISNQVVAKLSVVACRFAEGTTSEATGAQTLADGPARRLFESLLGHGVQLEKMTVREGYLSIDNNGQKWISIQGDHTAAKRKDRNYLSRLASTTEARIEIYQENGVIKYQRRPSENSEVRKKVANSFKRFGLFSPIKIDTKEADDVPISKKEEKKLKGPVDTEIAKKLLNNRSGNTVINASPMALLAAMAESPYRVMVIDKDAYQIDALQKALIESRYHDTFATWIEKIALEKAAKQKLKALWNTFSLIDQKKYFAMVQQRVTQIAYDFFYDDISHSSMADQVILHKGQGAISVVHLDIDTVLLDNVSTLDREAAQKQVKNRLATLTQSFRVLRGSSSTASTTAAIYLYSINDGLYKTLTRNSIDSLASLYIGSASDNYDYVTKIQLLKPGTILPPFLNGVLQSLNILAADQAIKKLAGNERKIPGSSTAVNLPNSWIPLLSGIEYDSSTQKFNVPYVDLDNPSKKEILTTDSKNFALVRKALDRQNEQLSHYFELDNDQPRLKVPTRLGKIEAAGIGSGSLFATLAIWGWVKNGISVEGNDGLAQALQIHTYVSMSEVAQSVFSDVTTLGNFAQSKVHLALKSSLAKGPVGNFARGLRSFGGKIVWLGPLFDVADIALSSTEYHLAKNEAQAKIFRTEIIFGSISLGLSLGFIVASVLGATLLSAVLLPIGLLLAGLRYLVGSALAAAATNQEKAKIISQYFQQMQQGWANGGFKLENGVLSPYPGVVINTLDLRTPTNASVIFNPEGLKIKKALYPNDTQLINCYALRDQQQVDTCIQLSNEVGTIRTLILPMTTLATLTPAYYVADEDDIDTSSDFAALRYFHNKVKINTTADKAFIVKDYWPDERPGDQLPIPLLDTRVPIELNFAYQTTTVEILLGEHHYTLIAPGISEGMPLADSPYKTLSYHFKGPQTGQAKVVLVLNRGQGAIKIESNNQKIEWIIEASHLPLIEVRDAKEGTNGRKLTFSSKKLLANGSYEDETIAIITISDRTKTTLRIQLKRGTITLDIPQDSHHYPVRHALPVPGNGNSHTLQEVNQFISAEASYPRIIHYLKVDKFKFNGVNNENCFYLKDPDKVVYIPDSTDLKFNQVKLMFYNDKYVFYQGDITFSVLNEHANQTLKQVFWISLLNTNQVHRIYLPIVHLMDHQQDVKTSSTMIQTQVLEKGILFKQQFTDYSGKKTIFLTYLIDTTKTSDKLYLLEIEGQGLSDQEQQTLKNSDINQLKKLMKNLKKYQWKEQWGAGAQPLEDPKYTALKLFSPLEIKEALGISTATKAIFLPPQLPQNTSSITIGDRLIWPMPNSLKGVTGTITARIAAATLDNAKYHIHLVGIVPGTTAADHYYYWQVTEADNYNQFHALYLQHADNNAEEIDLLRLGLTKKQIKNITGANKGVYLHRRDGLRAYLTSHSLEDGTLLNANSASAVAATQTSITRFGQFLLCKEDKIYLGHANERQGVWMLDSLITREKVIRYLPGENITAEMFSYNGKPRGINTLLSNAVILPASSTEESETGKLPYGEKVDEASMAANGSLQVITTSGLVLAVTVNTPSNPPDFTFDLIGVTTVFSRKYQQKETQIKTLFSGIFSKLTLPEIITLPYDQQTDWYHPKSQTLFIPRSHAPYLGCNTASKTAYFSTTNSAGDRAQLRTATTQISATASYTGTSDFASSGHYSRQGDILMLNADHIDQPHDYFSLDGVSHFLLQIRQPKTEAFTFELKLLPYPVIGLFHDADRQVICKIDATITPQKVLMKRQNTALCLSIGTKWLVINDAFAPMKPNLDKLKFTFTYDGIQPTAQQLVNHYIKTLGEQNITDRANAGIKIPILLSA; the protein is encoded by the coding sequence TTGATAACCGTAGAAGCAGGAATCGTCACCAGACAGGCAGGTGAAGTTTTACGTATTATTCTCATCGGTCACGGCTCTGATCTCAGCAATTTTTCGGCAGACAATATCAAAAAATTATTTTTTGATAGCCACTTGCTCATCAGCAATCAAGTGGTTGCCAAGTTAAGTGTCGTGGCTTGTCGTTTCGCCGAAGGGACAACAAGTGAGGCCACTGGAGCACAAACATTAGCTGACGGACCAGCAAGACGGCTATTTGAGAGCTTATTAGGTCACGGGGTCCAACTTGAAAAAATGACCGTGCGTGAGGGTTATCTCAGCATTGATAACAACGGACAAAAGTGGATCTCTATCCAGGGTGATCATACTGCGGCTAAAAGAAAGGATCGAAATTACCTCTCTAGATTAGCCAGTACCACTGAGGCAAGAATTGAAATTTATCAAGAAAATGGGGTGATTAAATACCAACGACGACCGAGTGAAAACAGTGAAGTGAGAAAAAAAGTTGCCAATAGTTTTAAGCGATTTGGTTTATTTAGCCCGATTAAAATCGATACCAAAGAAGCGGATGACGTGCCCATTAGCAAAAAAGAGGAAAAAAAACTTAAAGGGCCTGTAGACACTGAAATCGCGAAAAAACTTCTCAACAACCGTAGTGGTAATACGGTGATTAATGCGAGTCCGATGGCGTTGTTAGCTGCCATGGCAGAGAGCCCTTATCGTGTGATGGTGATCGATAAAGATGCCTATCAGATTGATGCTTTACAAAAAGCACTGATCGAATCAAGGTATCACGATACTTTTGCTACCTGGATAGAAAAAATAGCACTTGAAAAAGCAGCCAAACAAAAATTAAAAGCATTATGGAATACTTTTTCGTTAATCGATCAGAAAAAGTACTTCGCCATGGTGCAGCAACGTGTCACACAAATCGCCTATGACTTTTTTTATGACGATATTAGCCACTCATCAATGGCTGATCAGGTGATTTTACATAAAGGCCAAGGGGCTATCAGTGTTGTTCATTTAGATATTGATACTGTGCTATTAGATAATGTCTCTACATTAGATCGAGAAGCGGCACAAAAACAGGTAAAAAACCGGTTAGCCACTTTAACCCAAAGCTTCAGAGTGCTCCGTGGCAGCTCATCGACGGCGTCCACGACAGCGGCGATTTATTTATATAGCATCAACGATGGATTATATAAAACCCTCACCCGAAACAGCATTGACAGCCTGGCAAGTCTTTATATTGGCTCAGCAAGCGATAATTATGATTATGTCACCAAGATCCAATTGCTCAAGCCAGGAACCATACTGCCGCCTTTTTTAAATGGGGTGCTCCAGTCATTAAATATTTTAGCCGCCGATCAGGCCATCAAAAAATTAGCCGGCAATGAACGCAAAATTCCCGGCAGCAGCACTGCAGTGAACTTACCCAATAGCTGGATCCCACTGCTATCCGGGATTGAATATGATTCTTCCACGCAAAAATTTAACGTGCCCTATGTTGATCTCGATAATCCGTCTAAAAAAGAGATCTTAACCACCGACAGTAAAAATTTTGCCTTGGTCAGGAAAGCGTTAGATCGACAAAATGAACAGTTAAGCCACTACTTCGAACTGGATAATGATCAGCCACGACTAAAAGTGCCCACGCGGTTAGGCAAAATCGAGGCGGCTGGCATCGGCAGCGGCAGCCTGTTTGCCACATTAGCAATTTGGGGCTGGGTAAAAAATGGCATTAGCGTCGAGGGCAATGACGGTTTGGCGCAAGCGCTGCAGATACACACCTATGTTTCGATGAGCGAGGTGGCACAGAGCGTGTTCAGTGATGTGACTACGCTCGGTAATTTCGCCCAAAGTAAAGTCCATTTGGCGCTTAAAAGTTCGTTGGCTAAAGGCCCAGTAGGCAATTTTGCGCGCGGATTGCGATCTTTTGGCGGCAAGATAGTGTGGCTAGGACCGCTGTTTGATGTCGCCGATATTGCCCTCAGCAGTACCGAATACCATCTGGCAAAAAATGAAGCCCAAGCGAAAATTTTCCGTACCGAAATCATTTTCGGCAGTATCAGCCTAGGCTTGTCGTTAGGTTTTATCGTAGCGAGCGTACTCGGCGCTACCTTGTTATCGGCGGTGTTACTCCCGATCGGTTTACTCTTGGCTGGGCTACGTTATTTGGTGGGTTCTGCCCTGGCGGCGGCAGCTACTAATCAGGAAAAAGCCAAAATTATCAGCCAGTATTTTCAACAAATGCAGCAGGGATGGGCAAATGGCGGCTTTAAATTAGAAAATGGCGTATTGAGCCCCTATCCAGGGGTGGTGATCAACACACTTGATCTACGCACACCAACTAACGCCTCCGTGATTTTTAACCCCGAGGGTCTTAAAATCAAAAAAGCCTTGTACCCGAATGATACTCAGCTGATTAATTGCTATGCGCTGCGTGATCAACAACAGGTCGATACCTGCATTCAGTTAAGCAATGAAGTGGGAACCATCAGAACACTGATACTGCCCATGACCACTTTAGCTACGCTCACCCCGGCTTATTATGTTGCCGATGAAGACGATATTGATACCTCCTCTGATTTTGCCGCGTTACGTTACTTTCATAATAAAGTAAAAATCAACACCACAGCAGATAAGGCTTTTATCGTAAAAGATTATTGGCCAGATGAGCGCCCAGGTGACCAACTTCCGATTCCACTACTCGATACCCGTGTGCCGATTGAACTGAACTTTGCTTATCAAACCACGACGGTAGAGATTTTACTCGGTGAGCATCATTATACCCTGATTGCCCCTGGGATCAGTGAAGGAATGCCCTTAGCCGACTCACCTTACAAAACACTGAGTTACCATTTCAAAGGGCCACAGACGGGTCAGGCTAAAGTCGTTTTGGTGTTAAACCGGGGTCAGGGCGCGATTAAAATTGAGAGTAATAATCAAAAAATTGAGTGGATCATTGAAGCTAGCCATTTGCCGTTGATTGAAGTGCGCGATGCTAAAGAAGGCACTAATGGTCGAAAACTCACCTTTTCGAGCAAAAAATTACTCGCCAATGGGTCCTATGAGGATGAAACCATCGCCATCATTACCATTAGCGATAGAACGAAAACCACACTGCGCATTCAGCTAAAGCGAGGCACGATAACATTGGATATTCCACAAGATAGCCATCACTATCCGGTTCGCCACGCGCTGCCTGTGCCAGGTAATGGCAATAGCCATACGCTGCAAGAAGTCAATCAATTCATTAGTGCCGAAGCGAGCTACCCGCGGATCATTCATTATTTGAAAGTAGATAAGTTTAAGTTCAATGGCGTTAACAATGAAAACTGCTTTTATCTTAAAGATCCGGATAAAGTGGTTTATATCCCAGACAGCACCGATCTAAAATTTAATCAAGTTAAATTAATGTTTTACAATGATAAATACGTTTTTTACCAAGGTGACATCACCTTTTCTGTATTGAATGAGCACGCTAATCAAACCTTAAAACAGGTATTTTGGATCAGCTTGTTAAACACCAATCAAGTGCATCGGATCTATCTGCCAATAGTCCATCTTATGGATCATCAGCAAGACGTCAAAACCTCCTCGACCATGATCCAAACGCAAGTGTTAGAAAAAGGCATTCTGTTTAAGCAACAGTTTACTGATTATAGTGGGAAAAAGACGATTTTTTTAACCTATCTGATTGATACCACCAAGACAAGCGATAAACTATATCTACTTGAAATTGAAGGACAAGGGCTGAGCGACCAAGAGCAGCAGACATTAAAAAATAGTGACATCAATCAATTAAAAAAATTAATGAAGAACTTGAAAAAATATCAATGGAAGGAACAGTGGGGAGCGGGAGCCCAACCCTTAGAAGATCCGAAATATACAGCATTAAAACTCTTCTCTCCTTTGGAAATAAAAGAAGCTCTCGGTATTTCAACAGCAACCAAGGCTATTTTTTTACCACCACAGCTACCGCAAAACACCAGCAGTATCACCATCGGTGATCGGCTGATCTGGCCGATGCCAAACAGCTTGAAGGGGGTTACTGGCACCATCACCGCCAGAATAGCAGCGGCAACACTGGATAATGCTAAATACCATATTCATCTGGTAGGAATAGTGCCAGGAACGACAGCGGCTGATCACTATTATTATTGGCAAGTCACTGAAGCGGATAACTACAATCAATTCCATGCGCTATATCTGCAACACGCAGATAATAATGCCGAAGAAATTGATCTCCTCAGACTGGGTTTAACCAAAAAACAGATCAAAAACATCACCGGGGCCAATAAAGGGGTTTACCTGCATAGGCGTGATGGCCTGCGCGCTTACCTCACCAGTCATAGCCTGGAAGACGGCACATTACTCAATGCCAATAGCGCCAGTGCAGTAGCAGCAACGCAGACCAGCATCACCCGCTTCGGTCAATTTTTACTCTGTAAAGAAGATAAAATTTACCTGGGCCACGCCAATGAGAGGCAAGGGGTCTGGATGCTCGACAGCCTGATTACGCGTGAAAAAGTGATCCGCTATCTGCCGGGAGAAAATATTACCGCTGAGATGTTTAGCTACAATGGCAAACCAAGAGGGATCAATACCTTACTCAGCAACGCGGTTATTTTGCCCGCCAGCAGCACAGAGGAGAGTGAAACCGGTAAACTGCCGTACGGTGAAAAGGTAGACGAAGCCAGCATGGCCGCCAATGGCAGTTTGCAAGTGATCACTACCAGCGGATTAGTTTTGGCGGTTACAGTCAATACCCCCTCAAATCCACCCGATTTTACGTTTGATTTAATCGGTGTCACCACCGTCTTTAGTAGGAAATACCAACAGAAGGAGACACAAATCAAGACCCTGTTTTCTGGCATATTCAGTAAACTAACCTTGCCTGAGATCATCACGCTGCCTTATGACCAACAAACCGACTGGTATCATCCTAAAAGTCAAACCCTGTTTATACCACGATCTCATGCGCCCTACCTAGGCTGTAATACAGCAAGCAAAACCGCTTATTTTAGTACCACCAACAGTGCCGGTGACCGCGCCCAACTGAGGACGGCTACCACACAAATTTCAGCAACAGCAAGCTATACTGGAACGTCGGATTTTGCATCATCAGGTCACTATAGCCGTCAAGGCGATATACTGATGCTCAATGCCGATCACATTGACCAACCGCACGATTATTTTAGCCTAGATGGGGTGTCGCATTTTTTGCTGCAGATCCGGCAACCGAAAACTGAAGCCTTCACTTTTGAATTAAAACTCCTCCCCTATCCCGTAATCGGCCTCTTTCATGATGCCGATCGGCAGGTCATTTGCAAAATTGACGCGACCATCACGCCACAAAAGGTGTTGATGAAGCGCCAAAACACAGCACTCTGTTTGTCGATAGGGACAAAATGGCTGGTGATTAATGATGCCTTCGCCCCGATGAAACCAAATCTTGACAAACTGAAATTTACTTTCACTTATGATGGTATTCAACCCACCGCTCAGCAGTTGGTTAATCACTATATTAAAACGCTGGGTGAGCAAAATATCACTGATCGTGCTAATGCGGGGATCAAGATCCCGATATTATTATCGGCCTAA
- a CDS encoding IS630 family transposase produces MKIELTADQKITLEAQHRQSHDRRVCDRIRCVLLSADGWTPPMIAHSQLINETTVRRHLTDYHKLNKLKPENGGSDGYLNAEQTTSLVEHLTQPLYHHNHQIVAYIAGRWNITFTVSGLYKGLKQHGFSYKKPKGVPHKFAVEKQQQFIKTYSELKDAAGNDPILFIDAVHPTQTTKISYGWIRKGQDKTIETTGSRTRLNIMGALNIQNVANPIIRDDETINSENVVHFLSAIRAHYPITTTAHVILEGAGYHRSQLVQDAALTLNIQLHYLPPYSPNLNPIERLWKVMNEQTRNNRYYPSKQSFKNDILNFFEVKLPQMASSLVSRLNDNCQALNPAS; encoded by the coding sequence ATGAAAATAGAGCTGACTGCTGACCAGAAAATTACCCTCGAAGCCCAACATCGTCAAAGCCATGACCGCCGTGTCTGTGACAGGATCCGGTGTGTTTTGTTGTCCGCAGACGGCTGGACTCCCCCTATGATTGCTCACTCACAGCTCATTAATGAAACCACGGTGCGGCGCCACCTTACAGACTATCATAAACTCAACAAGCTCAAGCCTGAAAATGGCGGCTCCGATGGCTATCTCAATGCGGAACAGACCACGTCGCTGGTTGAACATCTCACCCAGCCGCTCTACCACCACAATCACCAAATTGTGGCCTATATCGCTGGACGCTGGAACATCACCTTTACCGTATCAGGTCTGTATAAAGGGTTGAAGCAGCATGGCTTTAGCTATAAAAAGCCGAAAGGTGTTCCGCATAAATTTGCCGTTGAGAAACAGCAGCAATTTATAAAGACCTACAGCGAATTGAAAGACGCCGCGGGTAATGACCCCATACTGTTTATTGATGCCGTTCATCCGACACAAACCACCAAAATAAGCTACGGCTGGATACGAAAAGGCCAGGATAAAACGATAGAGACCACCGGGAGCAGAACGCGGTTGAATATCATGGGAGCCTTGAACATCCAGAATGTGGCTAACCCCATAATCCGTGATGATGAGACGATTAACAGCGAAAATGTGGTTCACTTCCTGTCTGCCATTCGCGCGCATTATCCCATCACGACAACGGCACATGTGATCCTCGAGGGTGCAGGCTATCACCGTTCACAGCTTGTGCAAGACGCCGCGCTTACGTTGAATATCCAGCTTCATTACCTTCCGCCGTATAGCCCGAATCTAAACCCGATAGAGCGATTGTGGAAGGTGATGAATGAGCAAACACGAAACAATAGATATTACCCATCTAAACAGAGTTTTAAGAACGATATCTTAAACTTCTTTGAGGTGAAGCTACCACAAATGGCAAGTTCTCTGGTATCTCGCTTAAACGATAATTGCCAGGCGCTAAATCCTGCATCTTGA
- a CDS encoding nuclear transport factor 2 family protein, translating to MDNNLKSFTHFMEKREEVAQSYVCGDPVPLVNIATLVSPATFFDPRGYVVQQAADDVSRTYQQGAKAFKTGSETHFEILHMAASDSIAYWVGFQHATVHMNESKDPCPMYLRVTEIFRREDNEWKLIHRHADGAQQPSLTQST from the coding sequence ATGGATAACAATTTGAAAAGTTTTACTCATTTTATGGAGAAACGTGAGGAGGTGGCGCAATCATACGTATGTGGTGATCCAGTTCCACTCGTTAACATTGCTACACTGGTTTCCCCGGCAACTTTTTTTGACCCACGTGGATACGTCGTCCAGCAAGCGGCTGATGATGTGTCGCGCACATACCAGCAGGGTGCTAAGGCATTCAAAACGGGCAGTGAGACGCATTTTGAGATCCTGCATATGGCTGCAAGCGATAGTATCGCTTATTGGGTAGGCTTTCAGCACGCCACTGTTCACATGAATGAAAGTAAAGATCCCTGTCCAATGTATTTACGAGTGACAGAAATATTCCGACGCGAAGATAATGAGTGGAAATTGATTCATCGTCATGCCGACGGCGCACAACAACCTTCGTTAACACAGAGTACATGA
- a CDS encoding helix-turn-helix domain-containing protein, whose translation MKTSLEMKKKFALINVLSKLEKPSLLDFHRATKIPQSTIKRQLAALRKEFGMQILFIREPTNEKGRKGYYMLIDWGIIDRATFLTMYSHIEGIRPLENKPSDT comes from the coding sequence ATGAAGACTTCGCTGGAAATGAAAAAAAAGTTTGCTTTGATTAATGTGTTGTCGAAACTCGAAAAACCGAGTCTTCTTGACTTCCACAGAGCTACTAAAATTCCTCAATCAACAATTAAGCGTCAATTAGCGGCCTTGCGAAAGGAATTCGGTATGCAGATACTGTTCATCAGAGAACCAACCAACGAGAAAGGGAGGAAAGGTTATTATATGCTAATTGACTGGGGGATCATTGATCGAGCAACTTTTTTAACAATGTACAGTCACATCGAAGGTATACGGCCACTTGAAAATAAACCCTCGGATACCTGA